TGGAGCATACCCTCGACGGCCTGACCACGGCGGATTTGCATCAACGACCCGCCCCCGGCGCCAACTCCATCGGCTGGCTTATCTGGCACGCCACCCGCAGCATGGACCGCACTATCGGGGACGCTATCCTGGGCGAACAGCTCTGGGTCAGGGACGGCTGGCATCGGAAATTCAATATGCCCCCCGACCCCCTGGACACCGGCTACGGCCACACGGACGCTCAGGTGGACGCTTTGAAAATCCCGGACGTTCAAACCCTCCTGGACTACCACCGCGCTGTCATGCGGGTCATGCTGGCCGCTATGGACAAACTCACGGAAGAGGAGCTGGATAAGGAGTACCCCTTTTCCCTGGAGCCGGGCGCCAAACGGGCTTTTGCCCGCCGCATCCTGTCCAACGTCCATGATATCCAGCACGTGGGCCAGGCGGCCTATGTCCGCGGCTTAATCAAAGGCCGCGGCTGGTACGGACGTTAGCTCCCCTTGTAATTTTGAGTCGTAAAACAAAAGGTGCGGCCAGGCGTCTTGAAGTTGAAACGTATTGGCGT
This sequence is a window from Dehalococcoidales bacterium. Protein-coding genes within it:
- a CDS encoding DinB family protein; this translates as MRWQQLIVDIYKRMTEEVEHTLDGLTTADLHQRPAPGANSIGWLIWHATRSMDRTIGDAILGEQLWVRDGWHRKFNMPPDPLDTGYGHTDAQVDALKIPDVQTLLDYHRAVMRVMLAAMDKLTEEELDKEYPFSLEPGAKRAFARRILSNVHDIQHVGQAAYVRGLIKGRGWYGR